A genome region from Methylorubrum populi includes the following:
- a CDS encoding leucyl aminopeptidase, which yields MAGGIEIAFEPLASRGRGGDLVVFVGDDLALSRAASEALGHAGAALVARAAAGERFKGKAQSALSLPAPADVEADRLVVIGLGSEKDRAKTDWTLLGGFTAGKVGARSARVVLDWPGLDGSPRDVADFTLGARLRSYRFDRYKTKKKDEDEANAALTLLVADPAAAQAAAGDADAVAEGVILARDLVNEPPNVLYPEEYARRVSELTRLGVEVEILDIARMKELGMGALLAVAQGSAREPRVAILRWNGAEDAAAPPLALIGKGVVFDSGGVSIKSAGGMEDMKGDMGGSAAVVGTLHALAARKAKANVIGAIGIVENMPDGNSYRPSDIVTSLSGQTIEVINTDAEGRLVLADVLWHVQATYKPKAMIDLATLTGAIIVALGQDIAGLFSNDDALSAQIAAAGEAAGEKVWRMPLIPAFDKAIDSKFADMKNTGGRHGGAATAAAFLKRYVNDVPWAHLDIAGVGMSSTPSEINRSWGAGWGVRLLDRLVREHYER from the coding sequence ATGGCCGGTGGGATCGAAATCGCCTTTGAACCGCTCGCATCGCGCGGCCGCGGGGGCGACCTCGTGGTGTTCGTCGGCGACGACCTCGCCCTGTCGCGTGCCGCCTCCGAGGCGCTCGGGCACGCCGGCGCCGCGCTGGTGGCCCGCGCCGCCGCGGGCGAGCGCTTCAAGGGCAAGGCGCAGTCGGCGCTCAGCCTGCCGGCCCCGGCGGACGTCGAGGCCGACCGGCTGGTGGTGATCGGCCTCGGCTCGGAGAAGGACCGGGCCAAGACCGACTGGACGCTGCTCGGCGGCTTCACCGCGGGCAAGGTCGGGGCGCGCTCGGCCCGGGTCGTGCTCGATTGGCCGGGACTCGACGGCAGCCCCCGGGACGTCGCCGACTTCACCCTGGGCGCGCGCCTGCGCAGCTACCGCTTCGACCGCTACAAGACCAAGAAGAAGGACGAGGACGAGGCGAACGCCGCGCTCACCCTCCTCGTGGCCGATCCGGCCGCGGCGCAGGCCGCCGCGGGAGACGCCGACGCGGTGGCCGAGGGCGTGATCCTCGCCCGCGACCTCGTCAACGAGCCGCCGAACGTCCTCTATCCCGAAGAATACGCCCGCCGGGTGTCGGAGCTGACCCGCCTCGGTGTCGAGGTCGAGATCCTCGACATCGCGCGGATGAAGGAGCTCGGCATGGGCGCCCTGCTCGCGGTGGCTCAAGGGTCGGCCCGCGAGCCGCGGGTGGCGATCCTGCGCTGGAACGGGGCGGAGGACGCCGCGGCGCCCCCGCTGGCGCTGATCGGCAAGGGCGTGGTGTTCGATTCCGGCGGCGTCTCGATCAAGTCGGCCGGCGGCATGGAGGACATGAAGGGCGACATGGGCGGCTCGGCCGCCGTCGTCGGCACCCTGCATGCGCTGGCCGCCCGCAAGGCCAAGGCGAACGTGATCGGCGCCATCGGCATCGTCGAGAACATGCCCGACGGCAATTCCTATCGCCCGTCCGACATCGTCACCTCGCTCTCGGGCCAGACCATCGAGGTCATCAACACCGACGCCGAAGGCCGCCTCGTGCTGGCCGACGTGCTCTGGCACGTGCAGGCGACCTACAAGCCCAAGGCGATGATCGATCTGGCCACCCTCACCGGCGCGATCATCGTGGCGCTGGGCCAGGACATCGCCGGCCTGTTCTCCAACGACGACGCGCTCTCGGCGCAGATCGCCGCGGCGGGCGAGGCGGCGGGCGAGAAGGTGTGGCGGATGCCGCTGATCCCGGCCTTCGACAAGGCGATCGACTCGAAGTTCGCCGACATGAAGAACACCGGCGGGCGCCACGGCGGCGCGGCGACCGCCGCCGCCTTCCTCAAGCGCTACGTCAACGACGTGCCCTGGGCCCATCTCGACATCGCGGGCGTCGGCATGTCCTCCACCCCCTCCGAGATCAACCGGAGCTGGGGCGCGGGCTGGGGCGTGCGCCTGCTCGACCGGCTCGTGCGCGAACACTACGAGCGGTGA